In Pseudomonas sp. P5_109, the genomic window CCGACAGGCTGGCTGCCCGGAGATAGGGGAAGGCGTAATGGCAACGGTAGACCGCTGGCTTCTGCCAGATGGCATCGAAGAAGTACTGCCACCGGAAGCTGCGCGTATTGAAGTCGCGCGTCGTCAGGTGTTGGATCTGTTCCAGAGCTGGGGTTACGAGTTTGTCGTGACTCCCCATATCGAGTACCTGGAATCCCTGCTGACTGGCGCAGGCCAGGATCTGGATCTGCGCACCTTCAAGGTCATCGACCCGCAATCGGGCCGGCAGATGGGTTTCCGTGCCGACATCACGCCGCAAGTGGCGCGCATCGATGCGCATACTCTGCGCCGGGAAGGTCCGAGCCGCCTGTGCTATGCCGGTAGCGTGCTGCATGCCCAGCCTCGCGCCTTGTCGTCCTCGCGCAGCCCGATTCAATTGGGTGCGGAGTTGTACGGCGACGGCAGTCCGAGCAGCGACGTCGAAGTCATCAGCCTGATGCTGGCCATGCTGCAACTGGCCGATGTGCCGGATGTGCACATGGACCTCGGCCATGTCGGCATCTACCGTGGCCTGGCCCGTGCGGCCGGTTTGTCCGGTGAAGTCGAGCAGCAGTTGTTCGATGCCTTGCAACGCAAGGCCATCGATGAGGTCATTACCTTGACCGAAGGCTTGCCTGCCGATCTGTCGGGCATGTTGCGTGCGTTGGTCGACCTGTGTGGTGGTCGTGAGGTGTTGAGCGCTGCCCGCGAGCGTCTGGCCAAGGCGCCGGCCCCTGTACTGGCAGCGCTGGATGACTTGCTGGCGATTGCCGAGCGGCTGTCCGTGCGTTTCCCTGAGCTGCCGCTGTACTTCGACCTGGGCGAGCTGCGTGGCTACCACTACCACACCGGTGTGGTGTTCGCCGTGTTCGTGCCGGGTGTTGGCCAGTCCATTGCCCAAGGCGGTCGTTACGACGACATCGGCGCCGACTTCGGTCGTGCCCGTCCGGCAACCGGCTTCTCTACCGATTTGAAAACCCTGGTGACCCTGGGGCGTGCTGAGATCGAGCTACCGTCTGGCGGTATCTGGATGCCTGACAGTACGGATGCGGCACTCTGGCAGCAGGTTTGCCAGTTGCGCAGTGAGGGTCAGCGTGTCGTTCAGGCTTTGCCTGGACAACCTTTGGCCGCCGCCCGTGAAGCGGACTGCGACCGGCAATTGATTCAGCAGAACGGGCTTTGGCAAGTATCGCCACTGGCTTCTTGAGTTTTCCTGCCGGCTGCCGCCGGCACCAAGTTTGCGCGAATGAGGACAAGTGTTATGGGTAAGAATGTCGTAGTCCTGGGCACCCAATGGGGTGATGAGGGCAAAGGCAAGATCGTTGATCTGCTGACCGAACATGCTGCCGCCGTAGTGCGCTACCAGGGTGGCCACAACGCTGGCCACACGCTGGTGATCGACGGCGAAAAAACCGTCTTGCACCTGATCCCGTCGGGCGTGCTGCGCGAAGGCGTGCAGTGCCTGATCGGCAACGGTGTGGTGGTTGCACCTGACGCCCTGCTGCGCGAGATCACCAAGTTGGAAGAAAAAGGTGTGCCGGTGCGCGAGCGCCTGCGCATCAGCCCGTCCTGCCCGCTGATCCTGTCCTTCCACGTTGCGCTGGACCAGGCCCGTGAAAAGGCCCGTGGCGAGCTGAAGATCGGTACCACCGGTCGCGGCATCGGCCCGGCCTACGAAGACAAGGTCGCACGTCGTGGCCTGCGTGTGGGCGACCTGCTCAACATGCCGCGCTTTGAAGACAAACTGCGTGAACTGGTGGATTACCACAACTTCATGCTGGTGGGTTACTACAAAGAGCCAGCCATCGAATTCGACAAGACCCTGGCCGAATGCAAGGAATACGCTGAGCTGCTCAAGCCGCTGATGCTGGACGTGACTGCCGAGCTGCACGACCTGCGTCGCGCTGGCAAAGACATCATGTTCGAAGGCGCCCAAGGCTCCCTGCTGGACATCGACCACGGTACCTACCCGTACGTGACCAGCTCCAACACCACCGCTGGCGGCGTTGCTACCGGTTCGGGTGTTGGCCCGATGTTCCTGGACTACATCCTGGGCATCACCAAGGCTTACACCACGCGTGTAGGTTCGGGTCCATTCCCGACTGAGCTGTTCGACGAAGTCGGTGCGCACCTGGCTAAACAAGGTCACGAATTCGGCGCGACTACTGGCCGTGCTCGTCGTTGTGGCTGGTTCGACGCTGTTATCCTGCGTCGCGCTATCGATGTGAACAGCATCTCGGGCATCTGCCTGACCAAGCTGGACGTACTCGACGGTCTGGAAACCATCAACATCTGCGTCGGCTACAAGGATGCGCAAGGTAATGCGGTTGCCCCGACTGATGCAGACAGCTACGTAGGCCTGCAGCCAGTGTACGAAGAAGTGCCGGGCTGGACCGAGTCGACCGTGGGTGCCAAAACCCTGGAAGAGCTGCCGGCTAACGCCCGTGCTTACATCAAGCGCGTGGAAGAGCTGATCGGTGCGCCGATCGACATTATTTCGACGGGCCCGGACCGCAACGAAACCATCGTTCTGCGTCATCCGTTTGCTTGATAAGTCGTTGATGTAAAACACAAAGGCTCCTTAATCGGGGCCTTTGTCGTATTTGTCTGTAGGACGGCATGACCTTTGCTGTAAATCTTCTCAAAAGAATGCCATCAAATTAATGGCGTCCAAGCAGAGGGATTCACAGTGTCGGCCGTTCTCTCACTGTTACAAAGCCGTTTGTTGCGGCCCGTGTTCGTTACCCTTGGTATCGCCCTTTTGGTGCAGGTGCTGGTAGCTGTCGCTCTGACCCGGAGCACGGTGACCGCGCTGGAAGCCGATCTGGGTAAGCGCCTGGGCGCGGACAGCCAAAAGCTCTCTGCCGAGCTTGAGCAGGCAGGGCGCGAAGTCACGTCCAGTCTGGACAGCCTCTCTACCAGTACCCGTCAGCGCCTCACGGCCGGTTTGTCCTCGCGACTTGAGGAAGAGCAGGCGCAATTGCGTTCGACCCTGGAAAAGGACCTGAAGGACTCCGCCAATGATATGGCACAGCTTCTGGCTTCGGTCGCGCCTCGCGCCATGTGGGACAACGATGTTCCAACACTGTCCGAATTCGCCCGTCGGGCCCAGCGCAATCCCAATGTGCTGTTCGTGGTGTATGACGACGCCACCGGCCAACACCTGACGCGCTACCTCAATCGGGAAAATCCGATCAACAAGGCGCTGCTGGAAAAAGGCCAGGGCGAGCGGGCGCTCGACAAAGTGCTGGATGCGGCGAAGAACGATCCGTCGGTGTTCTACATCGAGGCTTCGATCAACCCCAATGGCGTGGAAATCGGCAAGGTCCTGATGGGGGTCTCGACTGCTTCGGTGGAGACTGACTTGGCGGCCCTCGACAAGCGCTTCTCGGCCCTGATCGCCAGCAGCGATCAACTGGTCGGCGACAGCCTCAAGGGCGCAGCGGCCGACAGCGCGACGGCCATGCGTGCGCGCCTGCAGTCAGCGCAGTCCACGGCGGCTGAAATGAAAGCCAACACCACCAGCACCGTGCAGGAAGCGGCCGCGACTTTGCGCTGGCGCATCGGTGTGTGCCTGGCGGTGGTGGGTTTTGGTGTCCTGCTGCTGTTGGCGGTGGTGCTCGGTCGCCGAGTGGTCAATCGCCTGAAAATGCTGATCGTTGCCATGGATGACCTGGCGGCGGGCGAGGGCGATCTGACCAAGCGTGTGCAGATCAACAGCAAGGATGAAATCGGCGACATGGCCTCGGCGGTCAATCGCTTTGTGGATAAGTTGCAGCCGATCGTGCGCGAGGCGGGCGATGTGGCTCAGCGTACCGGTGTCGAGATTGGCGCCATGACCTTGCGCAACGCCGGTGCAGATGCGGCGGCGGGCATGCAGCGTGACGAGGTGGCGGAGAGTTTGCGCGCGCTGTCGCAAATGGCCGATGAGGCGCAGTCGGAAAGCCATGCCATGCAGGCGGCGCTGAAGCAGGTCGTGGACATTCGCCAGGCCACCGATGAAAACACCCGGACCTCGGCGAAAGTCGGCAGTCTGATCGAGGAGCTGGCGGGTCAGGTCAATACCGGTGCGCAAGTGATCGAGCGCCTGGCGCAGCAAAGTGAACAGATCGAGGTGGTATTGACGGTGATTCATGGCATCGCCGAGCAGACCAACTTGCTGGCGCTGAACGCCGCTATTGAAGCGGCGCGTGCCGGCGAGACCGGGCGCGGGTTTGCCGTGGTGGCCGACGAGGTTCGGGCGCTGGCGAGCAAGACGCAGAGTTCCACCGGCGATATTCAGGCGCACATCGTTGCGCTGCAGCAAGGCGCGCGTGAGGCGGTGGCGGCAATTGGCCAGGCCGGGCGCCAGGCCAATGAGGGGTTGCTGGTGCTGCGCGACAGTGCGCGGTTGCAGCAGTCGGTGCAGGCATCGGTCGAACAGGTTCATGCGGCAATTGGTCTGGCTACCCAGGCTGCGGCACATCAGGCGCAGGGCGCGCAGGCAGTGCGGGGGCGGGTCCAGACCATTCACGCCCAGGCCGAGAAAGCGGCGCAAGCTGTCGTGGCGACCACGGCGAGCGGCAAGGTGCTCGATGGTCTGGCTGCACAGTTGAAGGCGAGCCTGGGGCAGTTCAGGGCCTGATCGGTTGTCTGTGCCGGCCCCTTCGCGAGCACGCCTGCTCCCACATTGGAATGCGTTTCCCTGTGGGAGCAGGCTTGCTCGCGAAAGCGGTGTCAGCGGCTCAGATACATCCGGGTCGTCAGCAAATAGACCGGCAACCCCGACACCACTATCAACAACGCCGCATAAGGCGCCGCCGCCGCAAACTCCACATTCGCGGTATGCGCCCAGACTTCCGTCGCCAGGGTGTTCAGCCCGGTCGGGCTCAGCAGCAAGGTCGCCGTCAGTTCCTTCATCGCATCCAGGAACACCAGGGCAAAAGCCGCTCCCAGCGCCGGGAAAATAATCGGCAGTGTCACTCGGCAGAACGCGCTGAATGACGAGGCTCCCAGCGTGCGTGCCGCCTCCTCAAGTTGCGGTGCCGCCTTGTTCAGGGCGGTGCGGATCGGTGCCTGCGCCAGCGGCAGAAACAGCAGGGCGTAGGCGATCAGCAACAGTGCCGAAGTCTGGTAAAGCATCGGCACATAGTGCAGGGCGAAATACACCAGGGTCAGGGCAATGACCAGGCCCGGCAGGGCATGTAGCAAGTACGGCAAGCGCTCGGCCCAGATCGCCAGTTGACCTTTGTAGCGCACGACCAGCAGGCCGACCGGCACCGCCAGCACCAGGCAAACCGCAGCGCCACCCAGCGACAGTGCGAGGGATGACAGCAATGCTTCGCCGATTGCCGCCACGGGAAAGGCCGCCGACGATCCCACCGCCAACCAGTACGCCAGCATGCCCAGCGGAATCCCGCTGCCGATGACTGCCAGCAGCAGGCAATAAAGCTGTCCCGCCACGGCCCACGGCCCCAATCGAACCTGCTCCGCTTGTCGCGCGGCACCCTGGCCAGTGCGCACGTGTCGACCCTTGCCGCGCACGCGCAGCTCCAGCCACAGCAGCGCCAGACACAGCATCAGCAGCACGGCGGAGAGCATCGCCGCATTGGCATTGCTGAACTCCAGCTCGAACTGTTGATAGATCGCGGTGGTGAAGGTTTGCAGGCCGATGATCGACAGCGCGCCGAACTCCACCAGCATGTGCAGGGCAATCAGCAAAGAACCGGCGAGCAGCGACGGCCAGAGCAGGGGCAGGGTGACCTTGAAAAACACGCCCCAGCGGTTCTGTCCCAGCGTGCGCGCTGACTCTTCCAGTGAGGGGTCGAGATTGCGCAGGGTCGCCGCCACGGGCAGGAAAATCAGCGGGTATTTAGAGAGTGTCATCACCAGAATTGCCCCGCCGAGCCCTTCGAAATGAGCACTCAAGGAAACCCAGGTAAAACTGCTGACAAACGCCGGTA contains:
- a CDS encoding ATP phosphoribosyltransferase regulatory subunit, which gives rise to MATVDRWLLPDGIEEVLPPEAARIEVARRQVLDLFQSWGYEFVVTPHIEYLESLLTGAGQDLDLRTFKVIDPQSGRQMGFRADITPQVARIDAHTLRREGPSRLCYAGSVLHAQPRALSSSRSPIQLGAELYGDGSPSSDVEVISLMLAMLQLADVPDVHMDLGHVGIYRGLARAAGLSGEVEQQLFDALQRKAIDEVITLTEGLPADLSGMLRALVDLCGGREVLSAARERLAKAPAPVLAALDDLLAIAERLSVRFPELPLYFDLGELRGYHYHTGVVFAVFVPGVGQSIAQGGRYDDIGADFGRARPATGFSTDLKTLVTLGRAEIELPSGGIWMPDSTDAALWQQVCQLRSEGQRVVQALPGQPLAAAREADCDRQLIQQNGLWQVSPLAS
- a CDS encoding adenylosuccinate synthase; this translates as MGKNVVVLGTQWGDEGKGKIVDLLTEHAAAVVRYQGGHNAGHTLVIDGEKTVLHLIPSGVLREGVQCLIGNGVVVAPDALLREITKLEEKGVPVRERLRISPSCPLILSFHVALDQAREKARGELKIGTTGRGIGPAYEDKVARRGLRVGDLLNMPRFEDKLRELVDYHNFMLVGYYKEPAIEFDKTLAECKEYAELLKPLMLDVTAELHDLRRAGKDIMFEGAQGSLLDIDHGTYPYVTSSNTTAGGVATGSGVGPMFLDYILGITKAYTTRVGSGPFPTELFDEVGAHLAKQGHEFGATTGRARRCGWFDAVILRRAIDVNSISGICLTKLDVLDGLETINICVGYKDAQGNAVAPTDADSYVGLQPVYEEVPGWTESTVGAKTLEELPANARAYIKRVEELIGAPIDIISTGPDRNETIVLRHPFA
- a CDS encoding methyl-accepting chemotaxis protein, whose product is MSAVLSLLQSRLLRPVFVTLGIALLVQVLVAVALTRSTVTALEADLGKRLGADSQKLSAELEQAGREVTSSLDSLSTSTRQRLTAGLSSRLEEEQAQLRSTLEKDLKDSANDMAQLLASVAPRAMWDNDVPTLSEFARRAQRNPNVLFVVYDDATGQHLTRYLNRENPINKALLEKGQGERALDKVLDAAKNDPSVFYIEASINPNGVEIGKVLMGVSTASVETDLAALDKRFSALIASSDQLVGDSLKGAAADSATAMRARLQSAQSTAAEMKANTTSTVQEAAATLRWRIGVCLAVVGFGVLLLLAVVLGRRVVNRLKMLIVAMDDLAAGEGDLTKRVQINSKDEIGDMASAVNRFVDKLQPIVREAGDVAQRTGVEIGAMTLRNAGADAAAGMQRDEVAESLRALSQMADEAQSESHAMQAALKQVVDIRQATDENTRTSAKVGSLIEELAGQVNTGAQVIERLAQQSEQIEVVLTVIHGIAEQTNLLALNAAIEAARAGETGRGFAVVADEVRALASKTQSSTGDIQAHIVALQQGAREAVAAIGQAGRQANEGLLVLRDSARLQQSVQASVEQVHAAIGLATQAAAHQAQGAQAVRGRVQTIHAQAEKAAQAVVATTASGKVLDGLAAQLKASLGQFRA
- a CDS encoding ABC transporter permease, which gives rise to MSASLSTYGGYVPRRKRPSIWLVLPVLLLVVLSLLPLAYVGLKAWQAGWAEALHLLWRPYVFGLLRNTLALMVGVTLACGVIGLSLAWLLERSNLPGRRLWGVILCLPFAVPAFVSSFTWVSLSAHFEGLGGAILVMTLSKYPLIFLPVAATLRNLDPSLEESARTLGQNRWGVFFKVTLPLLWPSLLAGSLLIALHMLVEFGALSIIGLQTFTTAIYQQFELEFSNANAAMLSAVLLMLCLALLWLELRVRGKGRHVRTGQGAARQAEQVRLGPWAVAGQLYCLLLAVIGSGIPLGMLAYWLAVGSSAAFPVAAIGEALLSSLALSLGGAAVCLVLAVPVGLLVVRYKGQLAIWAERLPYLLHALPGLVIALTLVYFALHYVPMLYQTSALLLIAYALLFLPLAQAPIRTALNKAAPQLEEAARTLGASSFSAFCRVTLPIIFPALGAAFALVFLDAMKELTATLLLSPTGLNTLATEVWAHTANVEFAAAAPYAALLIVVSGLPVYLLTTRMYLSR